The following are from one region of the Salvia hispanica cultivar TCC Black 2014 chromosome 1, UniMelb_Shisp_WGS_1.0, whole genome shotgun sequence genome:
- the LOC125194871 gene encoding uncharacterized protein LOC125194871 has translation MDLSHGNVGSYPRVPIDETRVRDKLGLFKWGPGDQEILYDLIIRGVELGGGEEWYRCFTLRHDATGRPGLSTYQKCTVAIRQLAYAGPADMFDEYLQMGKTTALKTLRQFCKGIKAIFKGDYLRKPMTDECQRLINMLGTVHHFPGMLGSIDCMHWEWRNCPVAWKGQFTSGFKGRHPTMILEAVAVYRLQIWHAYLGVVGSNNDINILKSSHLFNDESQGEGPQVSFVANGT, from the exons ATGGATCTCTCTCAT GGGAATGTTGGCTCATACCCTAGGGTGCCCATTGATGAAACCCGGGTTCGGGATAAACTTGGCCTTTTCAAATGGGGTCCGGGGGACCAAGAGATTCTCTACGACCTCATTATACGGGGGGTTGAATTAGGGGGGGGCGAAGAG TGGTACAGGTGTTTCACCTTGCGTCATGATGCCACCGGTCGACCCGGATTGTCGACATATCAGAAGTGCACCGTGGCAATTAGGCAGCTTGCCTATGCCGGGCCTGCTgacatgttcgacgaataTCTACAGATGGGCAAAACGACTGCGCTTAAAACGCTGAGACAGTTTTGCAAGGGTATCAAAGCTATCTTCAAAGGGGATTACCTACGGAAACCAATGACCGATGAATGCCAGAGACTGATAAATATGCTCGGGACTGTGCATCATTTTCCGgggatgttgggcagcatCGATTGCATGCACTGGGAGTGGAGGAACTGCCCGGTGGCTTGGAAGGGGCAGTTCACTTCTGGTTTCAAAGGGCGacatcccacgatgatccttgaagccGTTGCTGTCTACCGCTTGCAAATCTGGCATGCGTATCTTGGTGTCGttgggtcgaacaacgacatcaacatTCTAAAATCGTCACATCTTTTCAATGATGAGTCCCAGGGTGAGGGTCCACAAGTCAGCTTCGTGGCCAATGGCACGTAG
- the LOC125190791 gene encoding dirigent protein 11-like — MEKHVLTLMLIICLSIIVLKLQSLSRTKKITRLHFYLQDFIDGDRPTVWEVAACNLTGVLPSLFGKVMVMDDPVTSGPELDSEEVGRLQGTAGVADFREEALVLLLNLVLTKGEFEGSTLSILGRNPLGAESREVSIVAGTGAFRMATGYIITSTYYKDPAGVHNVYEYNAVVYHMDPNVVFCCNY; from the coding sequence atggaGAAGCACGTTTTAACTTTAATGCTAATCATATGCTTATCAATAATAGTGCTGAAGCTGCAGTCTCTCTCCAGGACAAAGAAGATCACGCGCCTCCATTTCTACCTCCAGGACTTCATCGACGGTGACAGACCCACCGTCTGGGAAGTGGCGGCCTGCAACCTAACCGGCGTTCTGCCGTCGCTGTTCGGGAAAGTGATGGTGATGGACGACCCCGTCACGTCCGGGCCCGAGCTAGACTCTGAGGAGGTGGGGCGGCTGCAGGGGACCGCGGGGGTGGCCGACTTCCGCGAGGAGGCTCTCGTGCTGCTCCTCAACCTCGTGCTCACAAAGGGCGAGTTCGAGGGCAGCACGCTTAGCATTCTCGGCCGTAATCCGTTGGGCGCCGAGTCGAGGGAGGTTTCCATCGTCGCCGGCACGGGCGCCTTTAGGATGGCCACCGGCTATATCATCACTAGCACTTATTATAAAGATCCCGCTGGGGTTCATAATGTCTACGAGTACAATGCGGTCGTGTATCATATGGATCCCAACGTTGTGTTCTGCTGTAATTATTGA